Proteins from a single region of Chlorocebus sabaeus isolate Y175 chromosome 25, mChlSab1.0.hap1, whole genome shotgun sequence:
- the RD3 gene encoding protein RD3, translating into MHTCPVSAGPGAMSLISWLRWNEAPSRLSSRSPAEMVLETLMMELTGQMREAERQQRERSTAVRKVCTGVDYSWLASTPRPTYDLSPSERLQLEDVCVKIHPSYCGPAILRFRQLLAEQEPEVQEVSQIFRSVLQEVLERMKQEEEAHKLTRQWSLRPRGSLATFKTRARISPFTSDIRTISEDVERDAPPPLRSWSMPEFRAPKAN; encoded by the exons ATGCACACCTGTCCTGTCTCAGCAGGGCCAGGGGCTATGTCTCTCATCTCATGGCTTCGGTGGAACGAGGCCCCATCCCGACTGTCCTCCAGGAGCCCTGCTGAAATGGTGCTGGAGACACTTATGATGGAGCTGACGGGCCAGATGCGAGAGGCTGAGAGGCAGCAGCGGGAGCGCAGCACTGCAGTCAGGAAGGTCTGCACCGGTGTGGACTACAGCTGGCTGGCCAGCACACCCCGGCCCACCTATGACCTCAGCCCCAGTGAGCGGCTGCAGCTGGAGGATGTCTGCGTTAAGATCCACCCATCCTATTGTGGGCCTGCCATCCTCAG GTTCCGGCAGCTGTTGGCGGAGCAGGAGCCCGAGGTGCAGGAGGTGTCCCAGATTTTCCGCTCGGTGCTGCAGGAGGTTCTGGAGAGGATGAAGCAGGAAGAGGAGGCCCACAAGCTGACGCGCCAGTGGAGCCTGCGGCCCCGCGGCAGCCTGGCCACCTTCAAGACCCGCGCGCGCATCTCCCCCTTCACCAGCGACATCAGGACCATCTCCGAGGACGTGGAGCGGGACGCGCCGCCGCCACTGCGGTCCTGGAGCATGCCCGAATTCCGGGCGCCCAAAGCCAACTGA